The genomic interval AGATCCGGCATTGGGCTCGGTAAGGCAGAAGGCCCCGATCTTTTCCCCCCGGGCAAGGGGAGGTACCCATTCGTGTTTCTGTTTTTCCGACCCGAAGGCCAGGAGCGGATACACCGCCACACTGTTGTGGACCGTCACACACAGCCCGAGGGCCGCGCAGACCCTTGAAATTTCCTCGATAATAATGGCATAGCTCACGGAATCGAGATCCGCGCCCCCCAGTTTCCGAGGTACCTGTATTCCGAAATACCCGAGCCTCCCCATCTTTTCTGCCGCTTCCCACGGGAAACGGGCCTCCTGGTCGATCTCCTTTGCAATGGGCCTCAGTTCGGTCTCACAGAACCTTCGGGCAGAACGCCGTACCACAAGATGTTTTTCCAACAGACGACCGTTCATGGATGCCTTCGCTATGCCATCGTCCTGTAAACGCCTTTGCTCACGTTTTCCACCCTGCCCTCTTTCTTGAGCTTATAAAGTGCGTTCTGGACCTGCTTCTTGTTAAGGCCGGTTTTCTCCGCCAGCAGCGCGATCTCCACAGGCCGGTTTATACGACTCATGGCCTTATACACCCTATCGGACGCGGAGACAGCTTTTTTTCCTTTTGAAATCGGCCGCCCTGCGGCCTTCCCGGGCGTTTTTCCGGAGGAGGCGTTGTCTTGGGTCTCGTGGACCGGAACCGGCTTGACCGGCGATTCGGCCACATCCTCTTGGTGCTGTTCTGCAAAGGTCTCCAGCTTGTCGGCGATGATTCTGACCCCTTGGGCCAGTATCTTCAAACCATCGCTCACTGTTTTCAAAAGCGTATCCATTTCTTTCATCGCATCCTCCTTGGCATGGTCACTTTTGGCCGATGGGTGGCCGGCCCTGCAAATACCCGTATGTCCCTATGCATTCGTCAACGGGGCGGGTCCCCCCACCCGGCAGCGATCGGCCCCCGATTCTCCTATTAATCCATTCTATTCCCTTACATTCAGGATCTGGTCTTCGTAGATCTTCCAGTATTCGTCCGCTTTCCCCGGCGGCACGGCCCAGTCCCGAACGATATTTCGATACTGGGGGGACGGCCGCAGTTCCCACAGCACCTTATTGATCTCATGAATCGTCCGGCGGCCCCATTCGGTGTCCGGGCATCGAATAGCCCCCCTGATGAGCGATGCACCCGAATTCTCCTCGATCGAAATCATGGCGATCCTGTTCTCCACGCCGGCTCTTTTTGCCGCATACCGGATCGACATCGGATATTCGATCAGATAATCAATCCGCCCCTTCAGGAGCATCCCCAGGAGTCCGTCGAGGGTATCCTTCCCGCTTCTTCTATAGATGTTTTTTACTTCGGCATAGGGTTTCAAGACATGGTCCAGTTCAGGGCCATACAGCCGGTCCTTTGCTGTTCCAAGTATCAGATCCTTGTTTTGGAGGAGTTCTTTCAGCGTGATTTTCTTGCCGTCTCCAAAGAGATGGACATCTTCTTTCCGGACGATGACATTGTGGGGAAGAAGCGCGATGGTGGGGGCAGACGTCAGGAAGTCCGGATTGCCGTAAAACTCGCCTGCAAAACAGACGCTCTTGTCCTCCCTAAGCTCCCGGGCAATACGGGATGCATTGGCCACCTGAGTACGAGACCGGTAGCCTTTCAGCCGGTCGCTCACCATCTGCTGAATCCGGTCGGCAACTCCTTTCCCCTTGTCAGGCCCATTTGTTACGAAAAAGGGCGGCAGGTCCAGGACCAGCCACGTAATGGTATCTTCATTTGCCTGCTCTCCCATGGACCCGCTGGGGAAGAGAAAAACCAGCAACAGGAGACAGCAGGCGGTTCGGATTCCCTTTATCATACCCCCTCCCAATGGGCAACGGATTCATATCGTTACCACAAAGGCCCGCTGAATGTAAACTCCCATGTTGCGCCGCACACGCCAATGACCGCCGTGTCCGGTCATAACACCACATTTTCCTGAACGCTTGACATCTCCCTGTGCGGGTATTACGGTCATCTGCATGCAATGCCATCCGGTTCGCGGAATGATAACAGGGGCATCGGCTTCAATGACCTTGATTGGATGTATCAGGGTTTTCAGGATCAGCAGGAGGTCATCCGGCGCATATGTTTTCTCTTGAATCCTTTCACCGTCAATACGAGACCGATACCGCGGATCTCATGATCAGGGATCGCCGGTTTCGATTTTTTGTGCCGAAATCTCTTGATGGATTTGTGGATCAGGGGGATGTCTTCAAGGACTTTCCATTATGGGCCAAGATATGGGAGGCCTCCATTGTACTGGCGGACCATCTTGCCGCCATGCCGGTGGATCCGGAGAGGCGTTTTCTGGAGATCGGATGCGGCGTGGGGGTTGTGGGCATTGTGGCCGCTGCCTTCGGGCACCGGATCACCATCACGGAATACAATTCAGATGCCCTCGATTTTGCCAGGGCCAATGTCCATGCGAATCTCTCTGGCGAGGATGCCGCAGCCATTGAAGTCGCCCGACTGGACTGGACCCGGCCGCAGTTAGACGGACGCTTTGATTTTGTTGTAGGGTCGGAGGTGATCTACAAGGAGACGGATTTCCAGGCGATCCTGAAGCTCTTCGAAACCTGCCTGAGACCTTCGGGAGAAATCATTCTGGCGGAAGGGGTGCGAAAGACCAGCCTGGAGTTTTTCAGGCAGGTATCCCACCGTTTCCACATCACGGCCCGCAAGAGGACCCTGCGGTCCAAGGGGAAGGAGGTCCGGGTCATATTGGCGGAAATGAGATTCAGGAGGGGCTTGTCCGGTGGTGGCGCAGTCGCTTCTCCACCTGGTCCATGAAGATCCTGCGGATCTCCTCCAGGCGGGTGGGGTCCGTTGCCTCAAACCGGAGCACCAGTGCGGGCTGGGTGTTGGAGGCCCTGACAAGTCCCCAGCCCCGGTCCATCCGGATACGGGCGCCGTCAATGTCGATCACCTCGTAGGTCTTCCTGAATTCTTCGGTAATGGCGGCCACCACCTCAAATTTTCGATCATCGGGACAGTCTATCCGGATCTCAGGGGTTGCGGTCATGGGTGGGACTCCTGACAACAGGGCCTCTATGCTTTGGTCGGTCTTTGAAAGGATTTCCAGGAGCCTCGCCCCTGCATAGATGGCGTCATCATACCCGAAATACCGCTCCTTAAAAAAGATATGTCCGGTCATCTCCCCTGCCAGCAGGGCTGCTTCATCCTTCATCTTCTGCCTGACCGGCGAATGACCGGCCTTCCACATGATGGCCCGGCCCCCGTGGGCCGCCACATCGTCATACAGGGTCTGGGAGCATTTGACCTCTCCGATGACCGCGGCGCCCGGATGCCGTGACAGCAGGTCCCTTGAGAAGATGATCATCAACTGATCGCCCCAGATGATATCCCCTTCAGGACCCACGACCCCGATCCTGTCCGCGTCGCCGTCAAAGGCAATGCCGAGGTCGGCCCCTGCCTCGGTCACCCGTTTCATCAGCGCCTCCAGGTTTTCCGGAATGGTCGGATCGGGATGATGGTTCGGAAAGGCGCCGTCCGGTTCGCAGAAGAGCGGGAGTGTTTCAAAGCCGAGACGGCGGTAGATCCGTGCACCCACCGGACCGCCCGCCCCGTTGCCGCCGTCCACCACCACCTTCCGCCGGACAGGCCCTGGTCGAATGTTCTCCGCTACATAGTCGATATAGGCCTCTGTCACATCGGTCTTTTCGAGATTCCCGGTCCCGGTCCTGAAATTTCCTGTTTCGCCGATCCGCCGGATCTTCTGAATCTCTTTGCCGTAAACCGGCATCTTCCCCAGGCATAGCTTGAAGCCGTTAAATGCCGGCGGGTTGTGGCTTCCGGTGATCTGGATCCCCCCGTCCAGGCCCAGATGATGGACCGAAAAATAGAGGAGGGGCGTGGGGACCATGCCGATATCCACGATCTCCATCCCCGATGCAATCAAGGCACTGGCAAGCCACGCGGCAAGTTCCGGGGAACTGAGCCGGCAATCCCGTCCCAGGGAAATCCGCGTGGCCCTCCGGTCCAGATAATAGGCGGCCATGGCATTCCCCAGCAGGCGGACGGTGGCCTGGTTCAGTTCGTCGGGGACCGTTCCGCGGATATCATATTCTCTGAAGATATGGGGTTTCATTCTGGTTACTGGATGCTGGATAATGGTTCATGGCTGATGCCCCCTGTGTCAGAGTAGTTGTCGGATGAAGCAGGAGAGAAGTGGCGACACCCCCGTAGGTGAGCGTAGCGAACCGGAGGGGGTGTCGGAGGCGACCCGCCATCCCCATTTCTCCTCAATACGAACATGAAGCGGGG from Deltaproteobacteria bacterium carries:
- a CDS encoding TIGR02285 family protein — its product is MIKGIRTACCLLLLVFLFPSGSMGEQANEDTITWLVLDLPPFFVTNGPDKGKGVADRIQQMVSDRLKGYRSRTQVANASRIARELREDKSVCFAGEFYGNPDFLTSAPTIALLPHNVIVRKEDVHLFGDGKKITLKELLQNKDLILGTAKDRLYGPELDHVLKPYAEVKNIYRRSGKDTLDGLLGMLLKGRIDYLIEYPMSIRYAAKRAGVENRIAMISIEENSGASLIRGAIRCPDTEWGRRTIHEINKVLWELRPSPQYRNIVRDWAVPPGKADEYWKIYEDQILNVRE
- a CDS encoding methyltransferase; translation: MFSLESFHRQYETDTADLMIRDRRFRFFVPKSLDGFVDQGDVFKDFPLWAKIWEASIVLADHLAAMPVDPERRFLEIGCGVGVVGIVAAAFGHRITITEYNSDALDFARANVHANLSGEDAAAIEVARLDWTRPQLDGRFDFVVGSEVIYKETDFQAILKLFETCLRPSGEIILAEGVRKTSLEFFRQVSHRFHITARKRTLRSKGKEVRVILAEMRFRRGLSGGGAVASPPGP
- a CDS encoding phosphomannomutase/phosphoglucomutase, which encodes MKPHIFREYDIRGTVPDELNQATVRLLGNAMAAYYLDRRATRISLGRDCRLSSPELAAWLASALIASGMEIVDIGMVPTPLLYFSVHHLGLDGGIQITGSHNPPAFNGFKLCLGKMPVYGKEIQKIRRIGETGNFRTGTGNLEKTDVTEAYIDYVAENIRPGPVRRKVVVDGGNGAGGPVGARIYRRLGFETLPLFCEPDGAFPNHHPDPTIPENLEALMKRVTEAGADLGIAFDGDADRIGVVGPEGDIIWGDQLMIIFSRDLLSRHPGAAVIGEVKCSQTLYDDVAAHGGRAIMWKAGHSPVRQKMKDEAALLAGEMTGHIFFKERYFGYDDAIYAGARLLEILSKTDQSIEALLSGVPPMTATPEIRIDCPDDRKFEVVAAITEEFRKTYEVIDIDGARIRMDRGWGLVRASNTQPALVLRFEATDPTRLEEIRRIFMDQVEKRLRHHRTSPS